One window of Sphingobacteriales bacterium genomic DNA carries:
- a CDS encoding T9SS type A sorting domain-containing protein, giving the protein MAVKSIVGGYLMVGDIDAANGYSGTYLDKFDLKGDLVSSHILFGETCYSAIYFGASLQETSDGNYVVIFNKGTQYADMNFVLVKFQEDGEVIWTKEYIRPDKQNGANLVKCSDGGYLITGTSQHYFTPTSVGPARLHVIKTDSHGEEEWEYIYPANNVGPLYASQTQDGGFIISGYQYNSATGYDMYVLKIDSQGGMEWEKTYGTPVDDGGCWVKSYPLGGYYLVGLKWGGGVTKQIYNAWLDDAGNVLYAKSLSKNETYVVDSAPIFTADGGYKAVTFSYGPPPIWEVAFTSFNNTGDMVSEIPISSGLPGEDYIRDLEPAPDGGYIMVGFNFTAPQSSWVVKLGPNGEYCGTAPCLDSLFVTNVSSPVSGGQGSNPVVQAQVYPNPAKGSTTITYSLPPQLPFGVVELYNLQGQKVWYQVLPAGGSPFTQTLDLSGLPSGMYVWRLAFPGGYERYEVGGKILVSEK; this is encoded by the coding sequence ATGGCAGTAAAATCAATTGTAGGGGGCTACCTTATGGTAGGGGATATTGATGCCGCCAACGGGTATTCAGGAACCTATCTGGATAAATTTGATTTGAAGGGAGACTTGGTGAGTTCTCATATATTGTTTGGAGAGACATGTTACAGCGCCATCTATTTTGGTGCGAGCTTACAAGAAACATCGGACGGCAATTATGTAGTTATATTTAACAAAGGAACTCAATATGCCGATATGAATTTTGTGTTGGTAAAGTTTCAGGAAGATGGTGAAGTCATTTGGACAAAAGAATACATTAGACCTGATAAACAAAATGGGGCAAATTTGGTAAAATGCTCAGACGGAGGCTATCTGATAACGGGCACAAGCCAACATTACTTCACACCTACCAGCGTAGGTCCGGCACGGTTACATGTTATTAAAACCGACAGTCATGGCGAAGAAGAATGGGAATACATTTATCCGGCCAACAATGTAGGTCCGCTTTACGCCTCGCAAACCCAAGATGGCGGTTTCATCATATCGGGCTACCAATACAACAGCGCGACCGGCTACGACATGTATGTGCTTAAAATAGATTCGCAGGGCGGCATGGAGTGGGAGAAAACTTACGGAACTCCTGTTGACGACGGGGGTTGTTGGGTAAAAAGCTACCCGTTGGGCGGATACTACCTGGTGGGTTTAAAATGGGGGGGCGGGGTTACAAAACAAATCTATAATGCTTGGTTAGACGATGCCGGCAATGTACTTTATGCTAAATCATTAAGTAAAAATGAGACGTATGTTGTTGATAGTGCTCCAATTTTTACGGCCGATGGCGGCTATAAAGCGGTTACATTCAGTTACGGACCTCCTCCAATATGGGAGGTGGCGTTTACCTCCTTCAACAACACGGGCGACATGGTATCGGAAATTCCCATCAGCAGCGGCTTGCCGGGCGAAGATTACATACGCGACCTCGAACCTGCCCCCGACGGCGGGTATATCATGGTAGGGTTTAATTTCACCGCACCACAAAGCAGTTGGGTGGTCAAGTTGGGTCCGAACGGGGAATATTGCGGCACAGCCCCTTGTCTTGATAGTTTGTTTGTTACCAATGTTTCTTCTCCCGTTTCCGGCGGGCAAGGTAGCAATCCGGTTGTTCAAGCACAGGTATATCCCAACCCCGCCAAAGGCAGCACAACAATCACCTATTCCCTCCCCCCGCAGTTGCCCTTTGGCGTGGTAGAATTGTATAATTTACAAGGGCAAAAGGTGTGGTATCAGGTGTTGCCGGCGGGTGGCTCACCTTTTACACAGACACTCGATTTATCGGGGCTGCCTTCGGGCATGTATGTATGGCGGTTGGCATTTCCGGGCGGGTATGAGCGGTATGAGGTGGGTGGGAAGATTTTGGTAAGTGAAAAGTGA